The sequence CGCGTTCCAACCCCTACACCCCGCAGCAGGCCTGTGGATCGGGCTACTACGTGCAGCGCTCCGCCTCCTTCCCCGGCGGAACCACCTACCAGCTCTACAACACCTCCACCGGCTCCAACTGCGTCGTCACCATGAAGACCGCCGACGTGGGCACCGCCACCTCGGTCTGGGCCACCCTCGAAGTCCAGGGCGGCAGCAGCAAGACCGACCGCGGCAACTTCGAGTACTACGCCGGAGGCGTCATCCTGTCCTCCAAGGGCAAGTGCGTCCGCTTCAGCGGCGGCGGCCCCGGCGGCAGCACCGGCACCTCCAGCTGGGCCAACTGCGGATAACGCGGTTCCGGCTCCGATGACGAGAGCCCCTTCCCCCGCATCCGCCCGGGGAAGGGGCTCTCCGCGTGTGAAGGACCTCAGTGGAGCGCCGGCCGGCACGAGACCGGCGCCGGAAGGAGGTCGGGGCTCCCGCGCTCAGTCACGGTCCAGGCGGCGTGAGAGGCCGTCCATGGAGCGAGCGAACGCCTCGTAGGTCACGGTCATCCGCTCCTGCAACTCGTCGAGGTTCGGCGTGTCGGCGGAGATACCCGCACCGCTCAGAAGCTCGTTGGTCTTGCGCTCCCCGTCCGCTCGGGCCGCGTCGATCGCCTTCATGAGCTCTGCCGCCAGGACGTGACTGTCCAGCCGCATCACTCGGGGGTTGAGGTCGATCTTCTCCACCTGCCCTGAGCCGTTGGCGGTCACGCTGATCAGCCCGTCGGCACCCGTTCCGGTGCCGTGTATCTCTCGGAGCTCGCCTTCGATACCGGCGAGGCGCCGTATCTCCTGCTCCGCGTCCCGGCTGAACCGCTCCAGGTCTTCCAACTCGAAGTTGGTGGAATCGAACACCGCACGCCCTCCTAAACATTGCGTGACAATCAGGTTACCCAAGCGCTACTGACATAAGTCCAAAGCGAAGATACTGTTAAATCAATGTAACTGTCGCCCCTGTCTTAAGAATGGACAGGAGAGCATCCGGTACGCACAGATCCGGAGGCAAGTCAACACATGGCTCAAGACAAATACGTCACCTCAAGTTGCATCGAAAAAATTCAACGCAACCTCAACGAGGAAACAATTCCGGCCTTCAGGCAACTCAAATCGGACATCAATAACACCAATATCGGCTTCCCCGAATTCGGTGTGCTGGGCGCGGCACTCTCCTACAAGTACAGAGCCGCCCAGAACGACATCAAAGAATTCTCCGACAGTGCCATCGACGCCCTCAAATCCTGGATCGAGGCGTTGGAGACCATCCAAAGGAACTGGAGAGACGCCGAAGAGGCGAGTACGGTCAAGTACATATGACGACTCCGATAAGTCTCGTCCACGCCGGCCGTGCGGCGCGGGCCGCGCAGGCCGAGGCGCAGGCACTGGCGCTGGCGCAGGCCGAACTGAAGGCCGCGTCCAAAGCCGCGCTCGACACGCTCAAGACAAGCTGCAGGCTTGTTCCCAGCCTGATGACGGCGGTGGCCATCGCCACCACGGCTATCGCGAACGTCGACGGGATGGGCGACGCCAAGGCGAACTGGCAAGCCCTCGCCAAAGAGCTTGAGGTCAAATATCCCGGCGTCATCGGCAACGCGGTCTTCCTCTGCCGCGGAGACTGGCAGGCCGACGACCGCGAGGCATTTCTCGACTCGGCCACCACGTTCGGCTCCGAGTTACAGAAGCTCAGCGGCATCTGCTACACCATGGAAGGCAAGTTAGACGCGGTCCGCGAGGCGTACTACGACTACTGGAAACATATCGCCGCGCTTTCCGGCATCATCTTGATCTACATTCTGGCCGTCGTGCGCATGTCCACCGTCTCCCCTGCCACATCGGCGGCGGCGCAGGCGCAGCTCAAGCGACTAGGCGCAATCACGAATGGTCTCGTCGGCAAGATAACAGCGGCCCTCGGCGCCTATCTGGCCCTGGCCGGCCACGCTCTGGCCGCTCTCGGCGGCAAGTTCAACAGCATGTCCAGCATCAAGCCGACCGGAGGCCTGAAGATCGACTTTCAGAAGGCCGAGATCTCCACGAAACCCCCCTCCAACTGGATCGCCCCCAAACGCGAGATCGGAGCTATCCACAAGGATGCGCCGGACCCCCAGGTCGACAAGGTCATCGATGGCCTCACCCCCGAGTCCGGCAATTGACGGCATGCGGCGCGGCCCGGTCCCGACCGGCCAGGTTCTGGCCGGTCACGCCTTGTCTCCCAGATCGCGCAAGGCACGCACCAGGTCCTCACCGATCTCCTCGAACTGCCGGCGCGCCCGGTCCATGTCGAGGGTGAGCGGCTCGCCTCCCGTCGCCGCCCGGAGCAACTCCTCGTTCTGGCGCTGAGCGTCCTCCTGGGCGGCCCGGACCGCCTCCGTCGCCGCTTCGGCGATCAGATGGCTGTCCAGACGCGTGATGCGCGGCTCGAAGGTGATCCGCTGGATGCGGCCGACGCCGTCGACGACGGCCCGTGCGAGCCCGTCGGCGCCGAACCCTTCACCCGTGACGGCCGCCAGTTCACTCTGGACACCGCCG comes from Streptosporangium roseum DSM 43021 and encodes:
- a CDS encoding YbaB/EbfC family nucleoid-associated protein, with the translated sequence MESLEDLEEVVRQSEEALTLLGGVQSELAAVTGEGFGADGLARAVVDGVGRIQRITFEPRITRLDSHLIAEAATEAVRAAQEDAQRQNEELLRAATGGEPLTLDMDRARRQFEEIGEDLVRALRDLGDKA
- a CDS encoding YbaB/EbfC family nucleoid-associated protein, yielding MFDSTNFELEDLERFSRDAEQEIRRLAGIEGELREIHGTGTGADGLISVTANGSGQVEKIDLNPRVMRLDSHVLAAELMKAIDAARADGERKTNELLSGAGISADTPNLDELQERMTVTYEAFARSMDGLSRRLDRD